The Streptomyces sp. NBC_00670 genome window below encodes:
- a CDS encoding MFS transporter, translated as MASATSSPAPAPAGRAGVWTVVLCWITVLLEGYDLVVLGAIIPTLLKTHHLGMTAGDATTIATLSLVGVAIGAVCVGPLADRLGRRLLLIGSVVLFSLFTLLVPLAGSVTVFAVLRLVAGLGLGACMPVSLTMMAEHMPAEKRARASTLTMTGYHTGAVITSLLALRVTDNWQVLFYVLGGAGFVIAAVQWFRLPESAAFVRAREDTGARRVPFTELLEPAYLRAGIGVWVASFMGLLLVYGLNTWLPKLMNDAGYPVPTAVTQLLVLNVGGVVGLVLGGFVADRRGIKGTTLGWFGVSVLMLACLSVRMHSDLLLDTVVFLTGVFVFSAQVLVYAYVTHFYPAAVRGTALGSASGIGRIGSIVGPSITGALVTAGIGHPWGFYFFAVVAVLGFLAVLTLPRGAAAEGAEGAPGRVGVSPVDGLTAK; from the coding sequence ATGGCATCCGCCACCTCGTCGCCCGCCCCGGCCCCCGCCGGCCGAGCCGGCGTCTGGACGGTCGTCCTGTGCTGGATCACCGTGCTCCTGGAGGGCTACGACCTCGTGGTCCTCGGCGCGATCATCCCGACCCTGCTCAAGACCCACCACCTGGGCATGACGGCGGGCGACGCGACCACCATCGCGACGCTCTCCCTCGTCGGCGTGGCCATCGGCGCGGTCTGCGTCGGCCCGCTCGCCGACCGGCTCGGCCGCCGGCTGCTGCTCATCGGCTCCGTGGTGCTGTTCTCGCTTTTCACGCTGCTGGTGCCGCTGGCCGGTTCGGTCACCGTGTTCGCCGTGCTGCGGCTCGTCGCCGGTCTCGGCCTCGGCGCGTGCATGCCGGTGTCGCTGACGATGATGGCCGAGCACATGCCGGCCGAGAAGCGGGCGCGGGCCAGCACGCTGACGATGACCGGCTACCACACCGGCGCCGTGATCACCTCGCTGCTCGCGCTGCGGGTGACCGACAACTGGCAGGTCCTGTTCTACGTCCTCGGTGGAGCCGGTTTCGTCATCGCGGCCGTCCAGTGGTTCCGGCTGCCGGAGTCCGCGGCCTTCGTGCGGGCCAGGGAGGACACCGGGGCGCGGCGGGTACCGTTCACCGAGCTGCTCGAGCCCGCATACCTCCGCGCCGGGATCGGGGTGTGGGTGGCGTCCTTCATGGGGCTGCTGCTGGTCTACGGCCTCAACACCTGGCTGCCCAAGCTGATGAACGACGCCGGCTATCCCGTCCCCACGGCCGTCACACAGCTCCTGGTGCTGAACGTCGGCGGTGTCGTCGGACTGGTCCTGGGCGGCTTCGTGGCCGACCGGCGCGGCATCAAGGGGACCACGCTGGGCTGGTTCGGCGTCTCGGTGCTGATGCTGGCCTGTCTGAGCGTCAGGATGCACAGCGATCTGCTGCTCGACACCGTCGTCTTCCTGACCGGCGTGTTCGTCTTCTCGGCGCAGGTGCTGGTCTATGCCTACGTGACCCACTTCTATCCGGCCGCCGTGCGCGGCACCGCGCTGGGGTCGGCGTCCGGCATCGGGCGGATCGGGTCGATCGTCGGCCCCTCGATCACCGGTGCCCTGGTGACGGCCGGGATCGGGCATCCGTGGGGCTTCTACTTCTTCGCCGTGGTCGCGGTCCTCGGGTTCCTCGCGGTGCT